attaaaaaaaaaaaaaaaaaaaaccattaaagttacaaaatataCTATAAGGTAAAAACATTAAGCTCATTATATAGTTCTGTTAGAGGAAGtactttagttttttctttttttgttttttaagaacaatacaatatatttaaaaagagagaaataaaaacagccaAATCAATTCCATTTTAAAGCATAAatgataaacaatattattaGTTAAAATCAGGAAAAAGGATAATGGGAAACAcgcaaaaacaaacataaatgtcCATTAACCAGAGTACTTAAAAAAATCATTGAGGCTCTATATGTGCCTCGTTAGATATTGAAGTCTTTTAAATACAAAGTCATGAAAAAAAGCACACATTTgataactgaaaaaaaaggaaagaaatcaAATCTAGACCAGTTTAGACAATTGCACACTAAAATGAAATGTGGGATTTTGATTTGGCAAGAAAACCTCCAACAGAACAATTTCTGGGCAACTTGATCATAATGCCTGGGTCTACTGTGAACATCGCACAAACAGCATAAACAACAAAAAGGTACAGTTATGTTAAATTGGTAACACTCGAGAGTGTCCGTGGTCCAGTGACTTGCCAGACGAGGTTGGTATTACATGACAAgttcattttctgttttctgtgctTCCATTGCCTTCTGCATTTTCTCCACCATCCACAAGGGCACTCCGAATGGTTTCAACTCATCCAGCTTCAAATCAGGGCAGTCCCTAAGATTCAGAGAAAAAATGGTGATGCAAAATTCTTTCATCTAATCCTTTATTCagtaagacattttttatttacttgtagTCTTCACTTCGGGCAAGATCAAGAATATCCTCTTCTATAAGCAGATAGGCCTGAGAAGAGAAACGGATTAaataagatgatgatgatgaatcatTATTTAATGCTTCATTTTTGGAATTTGAAAAATTGGCAAAAATATCCTCGTCCTTaggccatccaaaatgtgcatgagtttgtttcttcatcagatttggagaaatgttgcattgcatcacttgctcaccaatgtatgctctgcagtgaatgggtgccgtcagaatgagagtccaaatagctgataataacgtcacaataatctacaccaagtccatcagttaaagctgcagtcggtaacttttgacgctctagcggttaataaacagaactgcttgcatcttgcggaagaacatctctctgtctatgaagaatcacaaaggtactgggttactccgccgcggtatccgcGAAGCAATccaaaatagtccgaatataaacacttattataggtgcaccctataacacggtttggaaaatggattcatggtgtactcgcttattttgttcatttttcgacattttgaacacaaacaaagttacggacctcagctctgattggttgttttcttaccgggagcgatgtatttctgcaaatggcaataggacactgggaggagccagaggagcttgattttttcacagattatctgtctcatattctactgtcaggacataatgacaggtttaacaaatatgtaaaaaatatatatttacaaaagttacctactgcagctttaatgtcttgagaagtaaAAACAAGAAGAAGTGTTTATGAGAATCAAATCcgtcattaagacattttaactttaaactgacgCTTCTGATCAaaattcctccagtgaaaaatccATCTCctgttatcctttttttttttttatctgtgcatatttctcttctgattcagaccGGATGACttattcactggagaaagcattattatggatagaggactcctATTTTAGCCGGAAAGCAATGGGTTTTAagtaaaaaatgcttaaaaagacGCAGCCTTTTacttcacaagatattaactgatggagtggattacttgtggattattgtaatgtatttatcagctgtttggactttcattctgacggcacccattcactgcagagcacccATTGCTGagatgatgaagaaacaaactcatcttgaatGCCCTGAAGGTAAATAATCtttgggtgaattatttcttCAACACAAACACAACGTCCTCACCATCTTTCCACCGGTAGCTCTCATATGCTGTCTTTCTGAAAGCCAGTGTTTGTCCTGAGCGTCAGCGGCATACTGAGACACAAAAGATATTACTGTTACCTCCACATGAACAGAGAAAAAGCTTAATGAACTCTAGAGGAGTACCTTGAAGAGCTCTGCATGTTTGATGTAGATTCTTCCTCTTGTACCACCCATTCCCAAAGCCCTGAAATGATATCAGTTCTTGTTAAACCCCTAATATTGTTTACGAGGTCCTGTTTTTGTCAGCTATTGTGAAATCTATAATATAGTTAGAGCAAACCTCTATCCACTTACTTATTGGCTCTGGATCCCAGAACAAATGTGCTGTTCTCATTCAGTCTGGATGGGTCCCACTTTACAAACACCAACACACTTACTTTAATATCAACACTTTAGCATCAATTATTGTGCTATTTTAATCCAAATGCACATTGTAACTACCTTAGGTCCTTCTCGCCTTATTGGCTCGGATACTTTGGGTTTTGCTCTGCAGaggacatttaaaaatgtcaaaagcttGAATCTTTAATATGGGGAGACATCCGATAGAGAAAATATTTGGACACTTACGCAGTGCTGTACGGGGCTTGTCTATCGTACTGTACAACTGAACCAGGAGGACGACCTTTCCTCTGaagataaaaaatgatatatttagtATTCAGAACAACATCACTAACATCACTTTGTTTACGCCTGTTTTAAGCAGCATGACTGTTTTCACCAaagataatcagaaatgtttcttgagcagcaaatgagtatatcagaatgatttctgaaggatcgtgtaacactgaagactggaggaatgatgctgaaaatacagctttacatgTTACAAATACtccaatatattcaaacagaaaataatatttccaaatacgctttttattttacctttttagGGATGGGGCTGCCTCTCTGGCCAGAGGAGTCGTCTGGCTGCCGTGCACGCTGTGGaaccaacaaaagaaaaaagaattaattaaataaaaacaacaacttagcactaaaataaaataagtctggTTAATACCAGATATAAtaacatatgaaaataaattctcAATTTACCTTCACTGTGGGGTCAACACTAGGTTTTGGGGCCATTTTCTCGACATCAGGAAAGAGCTGCTTTgcctaaaacaaaaacagcacattaCCAAACATTTACCTTATAGGTTGATT
This genomic window from Carassius gibelio isolate Cgi1373 ecotype wild population from Czech Republic chromosome A6, carGib1.2-hapl.c, whole genome shotgun sequence contains:
- the LOC128016021 gene encoding deoxynucleotidyltransferase terminal-interacting protein 1-like isoform X1 is translated as MGAQRSEGRRDWLQQDLTEQQIQTVQNPWNIMIKHRQVHRRGRRSQMTVSYTDPVISMDLLRTVLQPSFNEDIRAVFRKYMKFFEKAASNVKENVGGDVQPEQLIRDACRNCLEHAKQLFPDVEKMAPKPSVDPTVKRARQPDDSSGQRGSPIPKKRKGRPPGSVVQYDRQAPYSTAAKPKVSEPIRREGPKWDPSRLNENSTFVLGSRANKALGMGGTRGRIYIKHAELFKYAADAQDKHWLSERQHMRATGGKMAYLLIEEDILDLARSEDYKDCPDLKLDELKPFGVPLWMVEKMQKAMEAQKTENELVM
- the LOC128016021 gene encoding deoxynucleotidyltransferase terminal-interacting protein 1-like isoform X2; protein product: MGAQRSEGRRDWLQQDLTEQQIQTVNPWNIMIKHRQVHRRGRRSQMTVSYTDPVISMDLLRTVLQPSFNEDIRAVFRKYMKFFEKAASNVKENVGGDVQPEQLIRDACRNCLEHAKQLFPDVEKMAPKPSVDPTVKRARQPDDSSGQRGSPIPKKRKGRPPGSVVQYDRQAPYSTAAKPKVSEPIRREGPKWDPSRLNENSTFVLGSRANKALGMGGTRGRIYIKHAELFKYAADAQDKHWLSERQHMRATGGKMAYLLIEEDILDLARSEDYKDCPDLKLDELKPFGVPLWMVEKMQKAMEAQKTENELVM